tgctGGGTGTGTACTAGCTGTGTAAAGgagtgtgaatttgtgtgtgagaCCCACCAAGTGTCCAGTAAGCGAGCTGAAGGCCTTCAGGGCTGCGGTTCACCAGATACGGTTTAATAAATTTCAGAACATCACCCACATATTCCAGAGCTTTACAAACCAAAGGGGAACGCTCAGACAGCAGCTGCAGACTGGAGTATACACGTCCTACagactaccacacacacacacacacacacacacacacacacacacacacacacacacacacacacacatcagtacaCTGCCAGACACAAAACAATgctaaagagtaaaaaaaacgtgttttttcataatttacTTAGTTGATTAAGTGATTCAGCCTCATAGTTTATactaggtttgtgtgtgtgtgtgtgtgtgtgtgttttcccacCTTGATAAACTGTAATAGAGCAGATTTAGGCTCCAGTTTTCCAGCTGTGAGCTGAAGACCTGCTTTCTGCAGCAGTGTGTCCACTTCTGGAAGTCGGAGCACCAGCCGGGTCATCTCTGATAACTGTGCATCCAGAATctttcctacacacacacacacacacacacacacacacacacacacacacggaaatGTATAGTGATGCACTGATCCGAGGGTTGTGATCAAGCATAAAAAAAATGGAGCAAAGTGTGTGAACACAAAGTAAATTGGACCTGTTCTGCTGTTGTCAGGAGTTGTGTGAAGATGCCGCTGCAAAACACAACGGATCCAGGCCCTCACACACAGAGCCTGCGCAGAACCAGAACTAGAACCGGAACTCATCCAGCCCACCATCTCTCTGCAGCACAGGAGAGGAGATGAAAGGTTAAAGCCATTGTTTCGTCACATGTCAAATTGACAGCTTTTCTCTTTTTGCCTTTTGAGTCACAAGAAAGACACATCAAGATAAAATCAGAAAGAACACAATTAATATAAAAGAAGGAAAAGGAAATGGTGAGGAAAAGGCCAAAGAAAAATATACCGAAAGGAATTAAAGACGGAAGTAAATTAAAACGTGGACGTGATTTACCCATTCTGCAGCAGGTGGCTGAGGAAGCTCGTTACCAGCAGGGGGCAGAGCATCTCGTCCCAGCCGAAGCAGTGCATTATGGACTGGAGTGGGTGGGGCTGGAGGTCCTGAGGAGCAGAGTGAGGCATGTCCAGAGCCAACAGAGTGAAACCTGAGGAGAATAAGACACAGGGATACCTTATACTGGTAAAATCATCACAGACGTTTTGAAGCAGCTCTTCTTTCTCCCCGTCTCCTagttttttaaactttattaacTGACACAGGACAGAAAGGAACATAACTCATCACACCATATCTATTAAAGTTGTGTTATTTGAAGGAATCACTACAgtattgcagtcacacagccttGCAGGTTtggagcatttatttattttttcccccactcTGACCTGCGGCTGCGTCTGCAAGCTGTTGCGGCGGAGTCTGAGAGAGCCTGAGGCTGCGCAGGAATGGGAAGAAATGAGTCCATAGAGCCACGGCCACAGCTAGGTGGCGCTCTTTCACCACGTTCAGAGGAGGAGCCCAAACGGGAAGATCAGTGGAACCCAGCTGATTAAACCGCTGCTGTACtctcctagagagagagagagagagagagagagagagagagagagagagagagagagagagacagggagagagagtgtaaatCTTTACTAATCcttatgcatttatttattcattcatacaccTATAGCCCACACTTATTTGGCGTGGTGATAAAAGGCAGAACAATTAATACATGGTTTATTGCACAGCcatattataaacacacacacacacacacacacacctgctcctTCCAACATCTATTGattagtgtgtgaaatcattAGGCTCCCTTCTGCAGAAGAATGacccattacacacacacaaacaaacacacacacacacacacctcttaatCCCACCTTAGCATCTGAGATCATGTTTATTCCTCTCATTAGAGAAATGCaggggaaagagagggaaacCCAACACATACTTGaaaatgaacataaacatgAACAAACACGCATGACCCCATCACacattatctatttatttacaatacACAGACCTTTGAAGACTACAACCCACAATGCTGTATGGTGGGTTCATAAGGCAATGTGAACGTGTCCATTTCAGGACAGACTtgttgttatattattattataattattattattcatccaATGCTTGAAAAGCATTATATTGTTAGTCCTCAGACTACCTCATAtatcttcttcttattattattattattctgtaatTTTCTGCAAGAGAAGGTTTGCATTTATGACATTTTCCTGCTGAAACAGGCCCCCTCAGTTTAATATTCAGTTTAGTGTTCTGTAGAGAACCATGAGCACTTCAAAAATATTTGCAGTCTTCAAATTTTTTGCATTGTGGAAGGGCTCTTCAGATCCATTAATGAATATCACCGCTGTCCAATGAGGAacatgtgtctctgtgtttgtggatgtttagtttactacatcatttgaatacagcagctgtccttcacactgtgtgtaaatttaatgaagaatggaccaatagaaatcctccaaaattactctgaaataAATCTAAGCACCAAAGGCTTTGTGAAGGAACACAGCTCCCAACTCTGAACACtgtgtttctgcttttccaAGTCTGTCTCTGCTACAGTCAGCGTTAACGTTTTGCAGCAGCCATAGGACAGAGGTCTCAGAGACACAGCACACATTCAcagcctctctctttttctctctcttctttctgccCACACTACTGTTTGGGAACGTTTGCCATACACATATGGATGTAAgtagacatacacacacacacccggatTTGGGGGGTGAggtgggtgtgggggggggcaaGCAAGAGGGGAGAGCACAGTAGGAGAGAAACCTGATTAATCGATTACCGAGAACTCGATTAGTGTCTTGGCACACCGCAGGGGTCGCCACGACGACGACTCGCTcacctcactcacacacggCATCGTGGTAGAGAATACAATGAGTGGAATTAGAGTGTGATTGGTTCGTGGCTGGTgttgtgtgtgcgcgtgtgtgtcaTTGGTCAGATTCAGTCAGCAACACTGTGTGCCCCGGCAGCTAATTTGCCTAAAGCTTTCAGCAGCTTAAATTTACACACTGCTGTAATTACTCATTAATCGTGTCAGTGAAAACGCATTAATTTCAGCCACGGCGCAAAAGCGGAGCAGAAATTAAGAGTAATTTGAGGGGACGGATGGACAGGTGGTGGCCTTCTTAAACCGGGTTCATGTGTGTGCacatatgggtgtgtgtgtgtgtgtgaatcacaAACTGTCCGGCTGTGTCTTATCAGCTATTAATAAGCTAATGAATGGCCTCCAACCCAAACACACAGGGAACATGCTCAGCAGAGAAGAGTTACATTAGCGAAGCTGAATCACTCCTGAGGGAAATGAGTTCTCTGTTAAGATTTCCGGATTGTGTAAATTaatacagcacaaacacatgtATCCAAGTAcctataaatacaaaaaatgtgtAGTAAAACATACAGTAAATATGTTATAGTAGCATTtggttttaataaaattataagtGTATTCATACATTTTGccctgaaaaaacaaacaagggtGTTTTTCCTTTATGTTTTAAACAATGACacgttttgttttcttttaaaaagcaCTTTATAGTTAGGATTATTAAAGTTAGGATTAAAGAATCTTAAAACTACAAGAAAAAGGAACTCGGGTGCTCTCTCTGCGACCCATGGGTGTAAGATACACCATTGTCCCAGCGATGAACTCACTGTCTtgctatcacacacacacacacaagcttctcTACACTCTGTCCTTTTCACGTAGTCTCCTGACAGTGTCCCTTCCATTCCTTCACACTCAGTTTCTCTCTATTACACACACTCTGGCCTTTTCATagtccctctctcacacactcacacacacacataccattgAAATTCAGTTTTCTGCCAACACCTGCACGGTATGACCCAGGGGCCACAggctctcagacacacacacacagaagcctTGGGACCTTGAAACACAGGCAttctctctaacacacaaacTATTACTGCTGCTACAAACGGAAGAAACTATTCACAATGCAGCCTTTGTGACCTTGAAAGAAAGACAGCAGAAATTTTGGAGCCTACCAGGGCCACACGGGACCAAACCAACAGATCCAGTGACTGTGAGGTCAGCAGTGCAACTGGAGACAAGTCTGTGTGTGGTCAACCAAATAACGCAGTGAAAAATCAAAAAACAACTGATAAAgagggggctgtgtgtgtgttggtgtgtgtatacCTCAGCTGTGTTAATGCCGTCTCTAGGAAgttcagtgcagtgtgtagCTCAGAAGTGCGGCAGGCGGGAAGCAGAAGGCTGAAACCTTCACCCAGCAACGCTTCCTCGGACTGGCAGAGGGTGGTGCTGGTTTGCCAGAGCTCGGCCGCTCCATCCAAGTATGCTGAGAGGGGGCGCCAGAGGGCAGTGCGGCGGCTTGGCTCCGTGGTCTTCAGGTAGAACTCCCGCGCTGCAAGAGTGAAGGCGGAGGACAGCTTGGATGCAAGCGGTGCCAAGTCCAGGCCTTTCTCTCCGAACAGCAGCAGAATCGCCAGCTGCCCTCGCCATTGCAGCGCACACACGGCTGGGTTCAGCGAGCTGGGCATCGAACCCGGTTTGGAGCTCGGCCCCAGCAGGTTTAGCAGGTCACTTGCTCGCCCTGCCACGTCCTCCAGGTCCCCACACTGCGCCAGAACCATAAAcaacaacaggaagtgatgcAATCCTGTCTCGGACAACTCCGCCATGCGACGAGAGTGGAACTTAGAGTAGattctggagagagagagagagagagagagagagagagagagattgtatgCAGTGTTATGATTCTACATTtaacttcatattttatttaatgcattTGTGTCTAAGCCTAAGATATCGTTCTTAAAGATGTCATTTCCAGacaaatatttatgaattatgctaattagtaGACACAGAGACTGGggttatgagagagagagagagagagagagagagagagagagagagagagagagagagagagagagagagagagagagagagatgtatgtGTGCATCTGAAAGCGCTGTATGATATCCTCCAGGGCAGTATTGCAAAATGGCTGTAAAGATCATGTTaaatgtcaaacacacacaaacatacacacacacacacacaaacacacagttgtaaCGCTGTCATTggcttgcacaaaacacacacagcagcataGCACAGAAATCAATGACCCCCTGTGCCTTCCAACAATTCTATGTTTTCCccaaaacactctctctctctctcagacacacagagacacacacacacactgtgaccctgtCACCCATCGCCTGCTGGTATTTGGTAGAaaattgtttgttgtttttcttctttggaATAAGTTTGAAGCTCGTCTTGTTGTGTTAACATTTCAGCAGAACCACACAAACAGAACCAGTGTTCTATTCATTTCTATTACACGTTATCAGTGTTATTCCCCTCCGTAAATCTCCAAAGGATATGTTCAGACAGCACAGACAGGCTGTGCCTCTAAGAAAAGAGCAGTTAAATGCATTcacttaatttcatatttatCTCTGTGTTGGAACAGAAAGAATGATGATTCTGTAGAGCCGTGGGTCCCAATGTGGAGGGCTGTTGCAGAGGGGGATGAGACGCAGCATccatgtcacttgtaataattccactcTAAAAGTGATTTATCAGAAATTTATATTTATCAGAAGTTTTATATGAATTCAAATGTTTATAATTGATGTCGTTCTCAAAAATATGGGAACCACTGCTGAAGGTGGATATGAGGAAGTGGACGCTCAGTTTCTAAGACCTGCACTTTGGGGGTATTTAAATTCTACTTATTTAAAAAAGCAAGGATTGGAAAagcaaaatgatttaaaaaaatgcccATTGCTCAAAGAGAACCACTGCTTTGGGCTGGTTCCTCCTACTGGGGCCCcatggccctgtgtgtgtgacaaaataaatctgGATAATGACTTCCCTATGTCTGGAGCGTGCTCAGACACACGACAGACATGAAGGCTAATTAGCTAATGAGCGTGGTGGTTAATTCGGTTTCCCAGCCACCGTGGAGCAAGAGCTGGCAGAAACCGGACTGGACTgggccaaacacacacacacacacacacttatattaATAAGCCCAGCAGGGAGCCCGTATGTGTgagtatatatatttgtgtgtgtgtgtgtgtgtgcgcgcgcgtctGTCTTCATTCTCCAGGAATCTGTAGCATCTgctcatcagaaaaaaaaaaactgtccagAAAAAACAGGTggccaaataaacaaacaaaagacaaacaaacaaatacaaactaTGCTGGGAGCTCCTCACTCATGAACTCCTGGAACTCTATATGACTATTCTTCACCACAGGACACACACCCTACCTGCCCTAACTCTAACCAGTCATTCTCCCTGCTGAGACAGACCAGAGAGGGGCAGGCGGGAGACAGAAAGTGTGGGGAGTGAATGGTgaataatagagagagagacagagagagagagagaggtgaagagGGATAGAGAGGGGTCAGCAAGGACATTGCTAACTTGGAAAAGAATAGactgaagagaaagagaaaataagaaaaagagaagagaagagaagcagTATGAGTTTATTCCAACCAGTCAAAATAAACTGAATGAAATATTGAACTCACCTGCCCTTAATTTGTCTCCATGCTGCTCCAGGTGCATTTTCCTTACTGAGGTGTAGCGCTAACACGCGCAGGAAGATGAGGAAGGAATTAGCCGTGCGGTACAGCTGAGCATGGCTCGCAGAGGTCACGAGGTCATGGCTGCAACAGCTTTTACTCTGCTCCAGCAGGGTCAGGGGAGTGGAGCTAATGCTTCCCAAAACGGACACGCCCAACCACGGCACGGTGAATGATCCGTTCTGGTTCAGAAAGAAGCGAGATACAGAACTTGATGAACATTACACAGTCAAAAGTGTCAGCTCATCCAACGCTGCATCTAAAATGAACGGAATTAATCATGAGTTTGAAGGATGCTTTAGGCCTACACTACTCTACATGCTTTGGTCCATGGTACCTGCCGTGTTTACCATGCAACAGCTCCCTGacaaaatgtagccagtgatgtGACACAACAGGGTTTGGAAACCAAATCAACCGAATAAGTAAatttaagtgttgtttacttATTGTAAATTCGCAtgctgttgtctttttttttgttcaaagaGATCAGAgagataattcattcattcattatctgtaacccttatccagttcagggtcgcggtgggtccagagcctacctggaatcattgggcgcaaggcgggaatacaccctggagggggcgccagtccttcacagggccacacacacacacctacggatacttttgagtcgccaatccacctgtgtttttggactatgggaggaaaccggagcacaaggaggaaacccacgcggacacagggagaacactgcacactcctcacagtctcccagaggaaacccacgcagacacagggagaacaccacactcctcacagacagtcacctggaggaaacccacacagacacagggagaacacaccacactcctcacagacagtcacccggaggaaacccacgcggacacagggagaacacaccacactactcacagacagtcacccggaggaaacccacatggacacagggagaacacaccaactgcttacagacagtcacccggaggaaacccacgcagacacagggagaacacaccaactcctcacagacagccacccggaggaaacccacgcagacacagggagaacacaccacactcctcacagaccgtcacccggaggaaacccacacagacacagggagaacacaccaactcctcacagacagtcacccggaggaaacccacgcggacacagggagaacacaccacactactcacagacagtcacccggaggaaacccacatggacacagggagaacacaccaactgcttacagacagtcacccggaggaaacccacgcagacacagggagaacacaccaactcctcacagacagccacccggaggaaacccacgcagacacagggagaacacaccacactcctcacagaacgtcacccggaggaaacccacacagacacagggagaacacaccaactcctcacagacagtcacccggaggaaacccacgcagacacagggagaacactgcacacttctcacagacagtcacctggagcgggaatcaaaccccctggagctgtgtgacttcgacactacccgctgcgccactgtgctgcccatcAGAGAGATcagtattgtttttttctttccttgttgcagcatctAGTTCTCACTGGATCCTTTTGTCAGCCACAGATCCAAAAAGAATTTGAAAAGACCCCggcataattttacaagctgccgtcgtgagtcggataaaaacaaatgtggtcactactgtagcttggagattttacataTGGCGAGTTTGACCTGAACGTCTGCATTGAGTCATGAAGTGTGACAAGTCTCTGCAGCCAATCGGAGGTCTGCAAGGATAATATGTCATGTTTTAATCCTCACTCGGCTCACTTGAAACCACGAGCCAGAAGGTACCAAATAGTGCACGGCTCCAGGTACCAAATTTGACTAATGGAAAAGCATAAAATCTGAGTAGAGTCGAGTCGAGTCTGTACCATGCATTGGAATGGTACACGCCATTAGATTATGAGTTGTTAGTCATCACATCAACCCACAAGGTCCTGAGGACAGATCCAGTGCTCCACATCACAAGGCTGGGGGATTTACATCTCTATAGCTGATGTTTGAGTTTGGTATTGTGACCTTAAAAATGTCTGTTTCCAAAATGGGTGCACATTAAAATAGCAGAATACGTTTGTTATAAGGGGTTATATTTTGGACATAGGGGGTGTGATAGCAGGACAGAAACCTGGCTGTTGTTAAAATGATGACTCACCAGGTTTTTGCTGTAATATTCCcacagtgtgtttacagcactgacaTTGGAGCCCCATattaaactgagagagagacagcagtgAACATGCATCCGGACCTGCTCCTCCTGTAGAGCtgcctaaaacacacacacacacacacacacacaaagtcaaaCTCAAAGGCAGCCTTAAGCCATTTAAATAAGCAACTAAAAGAGACATATAATGAAAATTAATCACTGAGTGTATTAAagcattaatttattaatctGAAAAAATGGGATAAAGACAAGTCTTGTATGGAGAACAGGCAATGCAGAATTGTCCTAAATCCTCATCTGACTGTGCATTTACAATGCTCCTGCTTGGCAATGCATGTGAACACATACCCCCAGCTTCAGCTGGCTGCATGTGGGCGTGATCCAGTTGAAATCCTGGCATCATCCAATTGAAATCATGTTCATTTTGAATACAGAAAGACTGCTTCACACACTGCATTGTAGACACATCACTCAAACACCAGCTCTCTTCTCACTGGTTAGGCACACTCTGTTTGCCAGATTATTTTGCATAAAATTCAGCCCCAATCAAATGGACAGGACAGATCATGCAACACAAAAATGCAGCTGACGGAGCAAATCACTCCCATTGAAAAAGAATGGGATCCACTACGGTGGAATGCTATGTCGGACCAGTGTAAATGCCCTGTGAGTGTGCAATCGCAGCACTAGACCAACATTAATGCAAGAGGGCAAGATGGGGTTAAATGgagggagaaaaacaaaaaaaaaaaaagaaataaaaatagagattaaatatggcaaaaacaagaacaaaaataatCAAGTAAAAATGACTAAAACCCAGTGTTTCTGCTCCTTGCAATTTACTGTGGGGCGCCTCGCATTTGGAGTAAAATGAGGCTCATTCTTGGACGCTGAATCTGCCGTTCTCTCTTTAGACAGGGAAAGAAAAATGCTGTTGTCTGATTCTTGCtctattttgaccaaagcatgtcaaagTGGTTTTTTAAAACCCAGGAGACAGTGTAAACTTATGAAAAAAAATGGGTTTTTGATGTCCCCTTAAAAGTTCTCTTCTCCAAATGAaagcatttaaacacacaccgcACCTTCACGTCACAGCTGGATttcaacagttccagcacaaaACTCCAGTTATCCTCCAGCTGTTTCTGAAagacaacatcaacaacaaaaaaaacaaacaaataagatGTTGACCCCCTTTATGAGCATTAAATCTGGGAGTCTGGCGAAAGAAAATAGTGAGCATGTCGATTGTGTGTTCAAAACCAGATTGTTTGGTGAGATGTATTCAAATGAATAGTAGAGTATGATGTCACACCTCCTTTTCTATACTCCCGTTGCGGCTGTACATGCCAAGCTGGGcaaggtgagtgattaaccaccAGGCGAAACCCAGAGGATCCTTACAGTGAGCTTGGAGGCTGGGGTCATGCTCGCCTGTTGGCGCACCCTTCAGGAGAGTCTTTAGCAGCGCATTCACATAGCCCCAAAAAGACTggaaataagtaaaataaaggAGGAAATAAGTACAGAACATTGGAATAATTGTAATGCCGGTGCTATATGCGTGTTTATGTTGTACCTGCGTGTGCAGGGTTTTTCTCCTATATTCTAGCAGGTGAATAAGAAGGATCCACAGTTCTTTGGTACAGATGCAGTGGAAATGGTGACTGGTCAATACTTCAGTGGGTCGAACCTAAATGAAAAAGAGGATAAGTTAAATGCTCCCTTTTAATGGCTTTTAGTCAAGTGAACAGTGAGGCACTGGATGTGGCAGAGAACCCAGTTCCAATGCTACACAGTCCACTGCTGGGGTGCTGTTTCATAAGCCATTAGCCCTTTCTTGTCCACGCACGTTATGACCTCAGGAACCTCAGCACAACTCCCTACAGTGTCCTATATCTTTTAAGGGAGTTCTATGCTGATTATGTAAACTGTGTCTTCACTGGTAGAAAAGAAGCTTCAATTTGGAAAGTAATTTTTTTAGCAAACCATCAAACACCTTGTTGTACTTGTTCATGGCCAGAGTTATGAGGTCACTCAGAAGGTTGTTGAGATGGTCTTCAAACAGGCTGACGTTGGTCAGGGTTTCTCCAGTTAGATTCACAAACTGTTGCGCATATACCACCTGACCTACAGGGGGCAACACAAAGGAGAAACTGTACCTCTAAAATTCAACCTGCAGATTTAGAAATGAAAAGGAATAAAATGACCTGACCTCATTCTTACGGATTTTTCCCTgtttattaacaacaacaacaaagttaTCAAATGTCTAAGTCTTATTAataaacactttatttatttgtttataaaacatCCTTGAGCATAAACACAGGCTAAATTTAACACCAATATTTAAAGGCTCTTATTTGCTCCAAAATAGAAATCAGAGACAATACTATAATGATATAATTTGCACATTATTATCGGTAGATGAAACATTATTTAATAGCTTTTACCCATCATCCTTTGTCCCAGGAGGTGCAGTATCTCCAGCACGGCCCAGTGGGCGTCCAGGTGAAGGTGTAGCAAATGCCAGGATGGAGGAAAAAGCTAGAGAAAAGTAACTGGTTAATCTCTAACttcttgtttttaaacattcataGATAAAAACATTCAACTGTTCTCacacaaatttaaacaaattttcttATGGAGCTCACGTCGTAACGTCATAACCTTAAACAGAgatgtaatttaaaatatatatcaatatatatatttttatattggcTATATTTTATCTAATCAATCAATTATGTAACAGTTTATGATTTTGATTTATAGCGGATCTCTAGCTGTAAAATATCTAATCTTTATGCTGCTTTACTTTTCCCTGGTGGTGGATGGTCAGTGAACTCTGGACGTTAGCTGGAAGGTCTCGGAGTCGGCCGATCAGCAGTGTGACGGCAGATAATTCCTCAACTAGAGTGGAAGGTAGCTGAGATTCAAGCTCAGAGAACGGATGAATAAACTCTTCACCTACAGCCTGAGGAACCTCCAGGAACCTGAGTAGGAGGAGATGAtattatagaaataaaatgtataagatATAAACAGCAAATAACAACAAAGGAGGCACTTATAATCTCCAACTTTGCAAACATACTTTAAAATAgatcattaaaatattaactaaCTTAGATTTCATTCTAGAGAACCTTACAATAACGGTGAATGGaacaagacattcattcattgtctgtaacccttatccagttcagggtcgcagttccAGGGAGCCTACCCGGGATCACTGagcgcaaagtgggaacacaccctggagggggcgccagtccttcacagggcgacacacaatcacacattcacacttttgagttgccaatccacctaccaatgtgtgtttttggaccgtaggaggaaactggcgcacccggaggaaacccacacgggaGTGACTTTGTGTAGGCTCCGGGAtcaagaatgaatgaattaattaatcattaatttaaaTCTTTacctgtgaataaaaactttaatGTAAGCGAGAAACAGCACACACTGCTTTCTCAGCTCCTCAGCTTCATAATGCAGACCACTGGCCTGACCTGGAAGAACAACAGTGTGTTTACTGTAAACTTCCTATTAATACACTTGCTTCCAGAAGTAATGATGGATGGGCA
This window of the Hoplias malabaricus isolate fHopMal1 chromosome Y, fHopMal1.hap1, whole genome shotgun sequence genome carries:
- the LOC136679335 gene encoding protein MMS22-like, translated to MEDDFSQSLTPPVSPFLSEDACEPAAPLPCFTCVYEPGRDNAHTLPSDGYISRGVLKRLLLKLDPSPTDFEMDTVEMFGFPWGTETALVESTKLLFGLFRQNVYRLETLVQSSSHDFGQASGLHYEAEELRKQCVLFLAYIKVFIHRFLEVPQAVGEEFIHPFSELESQLPSTLVEELSAVTLLIGRLRDLPANVQSSLTIHHQGKLFPPSWHLLHLHLDAHWAVLEILHLLGQRMMGQVVYAQQFVNLTGETLTNVSLFEDHLNNLLSDLITLAMNKYNKVRPTEVLTSHHFHCICTKELWILLIHLLEYRRKTLHTQSFWGYVNALLKTLLKGAPTGEHDPSLQAHCKDPLGFAWWLITHLAQLGMYSRNGSIEKEKQLEDNWSFVLELLKSSCDVKAALQEEQVRMHVHCCLSLSLIWGSNVSAVNTLWEYYSKNLNGSFTVPWLGVSVLGSISSTPLTLLEQSKSCCSHDLVTSASHAQLYRTANSFLIFLRVLALHLSKENAPGAAWRQIKGRIYSKFHSRRMAELSETGLHHFLLLFMVLAQCGDLEDVAGRASDLLNLLGPSSKPGSMPSSLNPAVCALQWRGQLAILLLFGEKGLDLAPLASKLSSAFTLAAREFYLKTTEPSRRTALWRPLSAYLDGAAELWQTSTTLCQSEEALLGEGFSLLLPACRTSELHTALNFLETALTQLRRVQQRFNQLGSTDLPVWAPPLNVVKERHLAVAVALWTHFFPFLRSLRLSQTPPQQLADAAAGFTLLALDMPHSAPQDLQPHPLQSIMHCFGWDEMLCPLLVTSFLSHLLQNGEMVGWMSSGSSSGSAQALCVRAWIRCVLQRHLHTTPDNSRTGKILDAQLSEMTRLVLRLPEVDTLLQKAGLQLTAGKLEPKSALLQFIKSVGRVYSSLQLLSERSPLVCKALEYVGDVLKFIKPYLVNRSPEGLQLAYWTLGCVVKHWSPLLATNKAQSLLLRIVDVLLLPHSVLQQEKAPPSQVLSALRDTLPLYLQGLSVAANVSQTQGVYLRQQLRNVIVQYLSRFLPATPTAGAVANHPVLLAGCEITPTPRGALLRRIILQVLRDNFLQFKGHAPPPRLAAVLSFLLELLRRNNDTDPELLTITLPPALRCLMLVNEPQVKRLSAECLQLMVERCLSAARDQPCEQIITVLRTFIQENEGVYEQQVYGVLETVAVLSQPTVSSLIPSLSLSLRNTEQKRGLGRNTSLRNAYKSLLGLLGEAGKAEMVSLEED